The region aaaaaatgcaagcataaaaaaaaaaattcatatttcttttttttttaatttcaatatatgaTGTCTCTGGACTAATATTTGCTGTTTAGAAATTGATATGTTCTGAAATGGTCTAACTGATTCTAACTGACCtcgtatattttttttattcaatttttttattttcaaccaatatttaaaagataaaatattggCACTCTGTGGTAAAATTAATACATTGAGCTTAAGAAAgagataattttttgaattagaaCGATTCTCACTACTCCTCTGGATATTTAtctgtttattttttcacaacTCTACAATCTAAAATCTGTTCATAGAACCACTACTTCTATGTTTACCTGACCGTACGGCTCCGTGGGTCACCTGTATGCAATCTTTGCGACgtcaaagcaatttaaatttgcattgtatcaaaattaatattccACGCGGAATGGAGTTAACAGTTTCAGTATTAGTGGTATCTTTATtcctgtaaaaaataaactctaaaatttataattaaaatatatctataGTTATGCGTTATTTTTGAGGCTAAGAATGAAGCAATAAATATCATTTAGAAtcagagatttttattttatttaactaggAAAGAAGTTCTTAGGTGAACTTGGGTAGTTAacgttttcttttttgtttgaaagaaatgcatataattaaatttgtatatacTGCTACAGATTTTCGGTTGTTTTCACTagtctttttaaattgattttccCAATTCTATGTGGActggtaatttttaaatcaaatataaaatatgcttttattttaaattataaactggTAAAACCATTATAGTAAATTGTAATGTAATTATTAGCCATTCGGTAATTTCAGAATAAAATACAGTGACCTTGTGAATTGTTTCCTAAAGGTTGACTAACAATAACCTTGCTACTATGACGGGCTGATTCGCTGATTATTAaatcaagaatatttttttgaagttcCGCTGGATTAAGTAAATGTTTAGAGACATGTAGAGAGCGCAATATTTGCAAGTTTGGTAATAAAACTGGTTTAAGTGTTTGAGGTACATATCCATCCTTTTTCAATTTGATGTTAGAAGGGTTAAATGATTAGGTATGcaagctttttttaataaatttagcttTCTTTTAAGGTTTATTTGGTGGGcaataaaaccaaaatattgTTAGAGTTTTATGTTGTATAGTAAGAGGGGACTATTTTAGGAATTGAATGagggcgggggggggggggggggaggaacaagtttttaaatactgcCAACTGCTCtctaaaaaaaaggtcctcaaaattaaaaatctgcTGGCTGAAATGTGTCCAATGCCGGTGTAGCGTTTTTAATTTACTgccgttaaaattttacttcgCAGCAAAATTCCAACGTTAAAATTTTACTGCGTAGTAATATTTTAACGTTGGAATTTTACTGCGCAGTAATATTTCAACGTTGGAATTTTACTGCGCAGTAATATACAGTATAGATTTTAAGTCTATAATTTATACTGCttatatgtttatgttataaaatatttgtgatgAGGAAGAAAATGCGTGCTATGACACGACCTATTCACAAATGGATAAGAAAGTTGACATATGCACATTAACTAAGCAGGTAGGAACTCCCAAAATAGCTAAGTGTCGCCTAATATACGGCTGCCGAATGCTACGAAATAGGAACACTTATTTATGACGCTGTATTACACTCTCCGTAAAATCACCCCTGAAAGTAAGTTTGAGTTGTTCTGAATGTTTTAAAGCAAATCTTTTAGGTATTTAGAATTTTTACCTTTTCTTGCGTTAAAGCTACAATTAGGATAAATTGCAATATCACTACCATGAGTAGATTGGTCTTTTTTGAGAGCATTAGTGTATAAGTAGCTTAAAAATCTAGACTTGACGGCTTTATTGACTGTTGATCGTGAAAGATCAAGCATTTTTAGCTTTCATGCATCTGTAAAGTTttagttcataaaaaaatatttttaaaaaatcaataagttTTTGTATCTATATCAGattgtttacaatttacaaAACGCTGCTATAAAATTGAATGCACTACTATTGCTCCTACCTGTGGTAtagtttcataaaattattataaatttatttatggacctataaacatatttatgaGTTATTCAAAGAAATTTGCTGCTATGAGTTTGGCTACCAACTCGATAGAGCctgtgattttaaaaaaagatttgtaaagGTGATTCTCAATCTTTTGAAAAAGGGTTATGAACcccctttttttaaatcttattattaaaacaaataactcaAATTCGAATTAATAACTAACGTTTTTAACTCTTGAGCAAACAGATTCTTATGGAATCTAAAACGAGATTCTTATGAAATCTAAAACGAGATTCTTATGAAATCTAAAACGAGATTCTTATGAAATCTAAAACGAGATTCTTATGAAATCTAAAACGAGATTCTTATGAAATCTAAAACGAGATTCTTATGAAATCTAAAACGAGATTCTTATGAAATCTAAAACGAGATTCTTATGAAATCTAAAACGAGATTCTTATGAAATCTAAAACGAGATTCTTATGAAATCTAAAACGAGATTCTTATGAAATCTAAAACGAGATTCTTATGAAATCTAAAACGAGATTCTTATGAAATCTAAAACGAGATTCTTATGAAATCTAAAACGAGATTCTTATGAAATCTAAAACGAGATTCTTATGAAATCTAAAACGAGATTCTTATGAAATCTAAAACGAGATTCTTATGAAATCTAAAACGAGATTCTTATGAAATCTAAAACGAGATTCTTATGAAATCTAAAACGAGAAATCACGAAGTAAACAACTAAAGACCAAATTAACTGTTAAAGTTAAAAGattgaaataactaaaaaaaaaattttcattaaattaaaaacggttaaagttaatatattgaaataactcttgtttgcaaaatttttcattaaattaaaaaaggttcAAGTTAATACATTGAAATAACTCttgtttgcaaaaatttttattaaattaaaaacagaggTTTGAGTAACATTAAAGTAAGCTTGAATgcttaatcatttttaattctacctttgattttagttttaagtttttaaatttttgtataatgtaATTTAGCTTAAAAGcaatagttaattaaatatttaaaaagttcaatttagatatattttagtaattcattattatttaatactatCTTTACGTAAACAAAATCTTCATAATTTAAGACGTTCAAAACTTATACGTTTAGTTTCTAAGTTCGAGTAATTAGCAGCAACCATCATCAGTGATCATCATCTTAAGTGAACAGCAATCATCATCAACGATCATCCTTTTAAATAAACAGCAACCATCATCAGTGATCATCATCTTAAGTGAGCAGCAATCATCATCAGTAAATATCATCTCAAGTGAGAACAATCATCATCAGGGATCATCATCTTAAGTAAACAGCAATCATCATCAGTGATCATCATCTTAAATGAACAGCAATCATCATCAGTGATCATCATTTTAAGTGAGCAGCAATCATCATCAGTAAATATCATCTCAAGTGAGAACAATCATTATCATTGATCATCATCTTAAGTAAGCACAGTCATCATCAGTGATCATCATCTAAAGTGAGCAGCAATCATCATTAGTGATCATTACCTTAAGGGAGCAGTAACCATCTGACCTAAAAACTGTGATAATAACAGAACCGATggcaaaatcatttaatatttctaaaaacaatttccCTGACTGTGTGAACTAAATAGAATATGAatcattcaaataaaaatatgattttcgCAAATGAGAAAAACCTAGGATGTTACTATTGCGCAGGAACTAAATCTTTAACCACAAATAATATGAACGGACCctatatttcaatataattgtaaaactGTTTATTGAATCATCAGGTAAAACAAACATCGTCCATCAGGCaacattaataaagaaaatgaaagaaCACTTTAATTCAAAAGTTCGTCGAacgggtttaaaaaaatataaggcTGTCAAAAATAATGCTGTTGTTAAAATCATTGACGAAATGAACAAGAAAAAGCTGTATTCAACAttgtgttttaattaaatttaagaatgAGCAATAATTGATGGATTTGCCGCTGAATATGTTAAATTGCTACACTTTATGATGAATTGTGACTCAGAAATCACCATTTAGCTGATGATAACAGAGTACGACCTACCACAACAATTTCACCCACTGCTAGCCAAAATAcgtaatgaaatatttttctaaaaaagtagttttataatctgtaatactttaaataaacatttatttaaaaaaaattcactggGGTGAATTAGTAAAGATTTTTAGCAGCACGTCACTGGTTATTCAATGTAAAGGTTTTCGAAGACACCAAGGACTGTAAATATGTTTTGCTGTAATACAATCCGTTTTTGCatgattcttaaaaaaattaaaattttctttcatcaGAAAATATCAAGACATATGATTCACATTTGTATTTATTGTCAGTGAATTTATACATTCAACGTGTTTTTAACagcttttctcttttttttaggttttgttGTTCGCATCATCTCTGGTATTTTTTTCCTGGAAAGTTAACCACTTTTCGTACATAGATGTCGAACCTAAAGTTAATTTTCTATTAGCAGTAACTTTAATTCCTTGGTTTCATGGAGCAGTTATATGCTTAGTTAAGATAATgggttttaatataaatatcatttgtAACTACACTGTGGTAAGTTTTACAAAAGGTAACGAGTGTTCAATAAAAATCCGTAAGGTTTCTAAATTGAAATTACTCTTTAGGTTTTTAGGTGGCAAATTGAACAGAAACGTTTttatacaaattgtttttttcgttattagttttaattagttattaaatttcttcTATCAGTCTACTATTTCTGATTTTTCTAATTTGAGAACAAGTTGACTTGACAGGAATTTAtcctaaaacaaaattgtttcaaGTTTCTTTCCAATCAGTTCTTTGCATAGTTCTAtgcattcttttaaaatactctaaaaatcatttattgcATGATATTCTGGTATGTTTGGCGGTTTATCAACTTTGGCCACATAACttatgaaattctttttaaagaatGAAATCATTTTTAGCATAATGTGATGAAGCGACATTTAGCCAAGGCAAGTATTGGTCATGACtatgattttcttttataaaagatacAAATTGCTTTTTGATGCAATGTTCCAAGTAAAGATTTTGGTTAACTTCATGATCGCAAAAAACAAAGCACAGTTTCGACACACTGATGGTGgtcctttttttattgattaactaATCAGTGCTACATTCAAATTTTGGAGCAGTTTGCCTTAGGAAAACTCTATTATGTTAATCTATCATGCTTTTGAGGcgactaatttttttgtttacttttctgGAATCACAACTTccataaattcttttataattagAGGCATTTTCATCAGACTGGATTATGCCAGAGATGATTTTCTtgaagtatttattattttaaagtggtctaagtaaaaattttttttggaacaaTGCTctgaataaaatttgtaaagtcGTTTGCTGTTAACTTCTTATTTTGATGTcgttttcttaaaaatgtataaatttttattaaacgtAATACATTTAAAGGCAGagtattaaatttgtaaaaaaacaggTATCacctaaaaacaagaaaatttttgggtgtaccttttttttaacttcaagcCTTTTAcggattattattaaacatccgttaatctaaaaatttagttgtttaaacctttttatataaCTGATTCATTAATACTTATTGCAACCTTAATTCAGaatgaaaaattgttatttgtaataacGACATTTTTTATAGGCTTCAGCTATGCATGCATTAACttcattagttatttttatggcTTCGTCAATTTTAACTCAAGCTattgttgaaaaagaaatttgcaTGGATGATTGTCTTCAAACAATGTTTTGTGTTGtaagaaattacaaaatatcataaaatcctcataaatacacataaaaattgttagaattgcaaaaaaatttatatttctgcaataaacttttgaaacccTAAACGAAGCTCCAAATGAAAGAGtaacaaattgataaaaaaaaaattatttttctctaCTATACTTATATTcatctgtaaattttaaatttcataaagtaatcttatttataaaaaattatagcttTATACAATTTGAAATTCCCTTTATAGAGTCTCCGCTTTATAGAGTCTATTAAACTAAGAGATTGttgtatgaattttaaaatttaaatatatatatatatatatatatatatatatatatatatatatatatatatatatatatatatatatatatatatatgttactgttaaaatgtatatatatatatatatacatatatatattcacacacaATAAGACTTAATCTGATAATAATTgctaatacataaaaatagtattttcatCTATCATTTTAGATTATGGGGTATATTGACAGCTTTGGTTTACTTCttttgagttatttttgttttaaacaaaaattaaacgaaTCTATTAACGAGGAATGTTATGGAGAAGCCATCATTTTAGATgaggtaaaatgtttttttataatttttattaaactgtttaattaaaattgaaaaacatgagtttaatatataaaaaaaataatataaaagcaggtaaattttattattctctaTTTTTTGGGTAACTTTCTGgggcatttttatatttttatagcaattttattatttcatgaaaatttgTGCCATTCTCATATTCTTGCATTTTGATTTTAAGCATTACTTTTCTAACAGGGATATCTTGATAAGTTTTGCAGCTTatctttaacattttaagatAAAGTATACTTTTCAACAAAAACTAAAGACTGATTCGATTATTAGATTCTCCAAACGACCGAAATCCAAGAGCAGGGTAAATTAATGGCGGTGGtagatcaatttaaaatttcaggacGTAGAAGGAGACAACAGAAAAGCTGCTAGGCCTTGAACCTTTATCAGCTTTCATAGCCAGACCTCATACCAAACTTGCTTTCTAAGAGCTTATACACCAGTCAAATAGCAGTTAAAAGCCAAAAATAGAACAGATGCAACACTTGATCTTAGCCATTAGGCcgagaaacaattttttttaaccaagaaacgaatttaataatactttattattaagattattcctgtttggtattgtggtttatcctcctccagaTAATTGCTATACGGAAGCCACATACCAAGGTTGTAGAAATCAAGTTCAGGCCACTAAAGAGTATCATAAACCATCACAACAAACCAAAATAAGTAAGTATTCAAAgaacaaaaaagtattaaataaaattcgGAAGCAACTGAGTTAgaattaaagcaaataaaaacgCGAACAGACCGATTATTTAAGAAACACAAGTTTAATTGTGTttcttaaataatcttaaaattgtCATTCTTTAGGACTGAAAAGTATGTGTTTTTTCCCGTAAATTTATACAGcattatgtaaataatattaattctGCTCGATTAcgcaattttattataaattaaaacttatagcGTTATCAGTTTATATTCAAAGTAGTGCTAAAAGATCAGTTGTGATTcaacaatttttacaataagTATCATAGAGCTACACGTCATATACCTACACGAATCATAGAGCCATTTAGAGCAAATTATGGTTGATGCTTTTAGAGCAAATTATGGTTAATGCTTTAAATGCAATAGATTTTGTactaactaaaacaaaatatggttGGAATACCTGCAAAACCAATACagtaacataaaatttatttggccCAATGATCTGATGGgtcatttattatttgatgatttatcgtattttttaaaatgtaaaagaacgcaataaacactttaaaaaatacataaaattttgcttttactTATAGACATATCTTAAAGAAGTTCAACacgaaacattaaaaaaagaaattgaaaggCCTCTTGGAGTGAAagagaaaatttaaagttt is a window of Hydra vulgaris chromosome 15, alternate assembly HydraT2T_AEP DNA encoding:
- the LOC136091506 gene encoding uncharacterized protein LOC136091506 isoform X1, giving the protein MCSKASKNNEMVLEKFSSYQYAIGVNVVLLFASSLVFFSWKVNHFSYIDVEPKVNFLLAVTLIPWFHGAVICLVKIMGFNINIICNYTVASAMHALTSLVIFMASSILTQAIVEKEICMDDCLQTMFCVIMGYIDSFGLLLLSYFCFKQKLNESINEECYGEAIILDETTHQMNLNNVATSVYSKNYALLTSNCFLVFFANLKNEKRLIFNYNIKLNFLIYNNENLESLLITIF
- the LOC136091506 gene encoding uncharacterized protein LOC136091506 isoform X3, with the protein product MCSKASKNNEMVLEKFSSYQYAIGVNVVLLFASSLVFFSWKVNHFSYIDVEPKVNFLLAVTLIPWFHGAVICLVKIMGFNINIICNYTVASAMHALTSLVIFMASSILTQAIVEKEICMDDCLQTMFCVIMGYIDSFGLLLLSYFCFKQKLNESINEECYGEAIILDETYLKEVQHETLKKEIERPLGVKEKI
- the LOC136091506 gene encoding uncharacterized protein LOC136091506 isoform X2; this encodes MCFNSVLLFASSLVFFSWKVNHFSYIDVEPKVNFLLAVTLIPWFHGAVICLVKIMGFNINIICNYTVASAMHALTSLVIFMASSILTQAIVEKEICMDDCLQTMFCVIMGYIDSFGLLLLSYFCFKQKLNESINEECYGEAIILDETTHQMNLNNVATSVYSKNYALLTSNCFLVFFANLKNEKRLIFNYNIKLNFLIYNNENLESLLITIF